A region from the Lolium perenne isolate Kyuss_39 chromosome 4, Kyuss_2.0, whole genome shotgun sequence genome encodes:
- the LOC127297103 gene encoding uncharacterized protein isoform X3 has product MEMSTNVRPPKLREVIQVPKKAKDRFPCIDADRRGPCRKRPLDTVDPDPYIHWTDLKMGRTHTSRPGNFSSEAPGSSDDLTVLEAEVGPEFLDKLVPQGKKNKAPAPDASSSQAPPTKRFRTEVFGGKEAGRRRYKGKTMPVSSGFRKIYNFLFDQELPAEKEVYSIPLSVHCRLMSHRRGSAVDRGLILRKTFNQKFCVDTLRKRGKQRRPENGHVI; this is encoded by the exons ATGGAGATGAGCACGAATGTGCGGCCGCCGAAGCTTAGGGAGGTGATCCAGGTTCCCAAGAAG GCCAAAGACCGCTTCCCTTGCATCGACGCggatcggcgaggcccttgccggaagcgccctCTGGACACGGTGGACCCAGATCCTTACATCCACTGGACTGACCTCAAGATGGGCCGGACccacacctcgcgccccggtaacttctcGTCTGAAGCTCCCGGTTCCAGCGACGATCTCACTGTGCTTGAG GCCGAGGTCGGCCCCGAGTTCCTGGATAAGCTCGTTCCCCAGGGCAAGAAGAACAAGGCCCCGGCACCTGATGCCAGCTCAAGCCAAGCTCCTCCCACGAAACGCTTCCGGACGGAAGTCTTTGGGGGGAAAGAAGCAGGCAGGAGGCGCTACAAGGGGAAAACGATGCCGGTCTCTTCTGG TTTTAGGAAAATATACAATTTCTTATTTGATCAGGAACTCCCCGCAGAAAAAGAGGTATATTCTATACCTCTGTCTGTCCACTGCCGTCTCATGAGTCATCGTAGAG GATCAGCAGTTGATCGAGGTCTAATCCTCAGAAAAACGTTCAATCAGAAATTCTGCGTGGACACATTAAGAAAGAGAGGGAAGCAGCGAAGGCCAGAAAACGGCCATGTTATCTGA
- the LOC127297103 gene encoding uncharacterized protein isoform X2: MEGYIGIRPTRETFARFFSLRINSVQGKDIPKPKPPVQCGSCIIGSRQGSPFFKFSGLESCRLWQGTFFYVKNNGAADLINLPAFNPAPPTKVNWGYFPGTNHIETNRVVRFMEKLRKETNICSDDIIRTFISRRVLPLKRRAHKMSEMYGPGDPTKITGLPLSKEDIVLKANQICQTAMPDDWEWGFLPLSSTNPPTKEAKDRFPCIDADRRGPCRKRPLDTVDPDPYIHWTDLKMGRTHTSRPGNFSSEAPGSSDDLTVLEAEVGPEFLDKLVPQGKKNKAPAPDASSSQAPPTKRFRTEVFGGKEAGRRRYKGKTMPVSSGFRKIYNFLFDQELPAEKEKLRKSIKNLKDPNAI; this comes from the exons atggagggctacatcggcatccgtcccactcgcgagacttttgctcgcttcttctctcttcggattaactccgttcagggcaaggacattcctaagcccaaaccccccgtacaatgcgggtcttgtatcatcggctcccgccaagggagccccttctttaaattctctggtctcgagtcatgccggttatggcaagggaccttcttctacgtgaagaacaacggcgccgcagatctcatcaatctgccggcctttaatccggcgccgcccacaaAGGTCAACTGGGGCTACTTTCCTGGGACGAATCACATTGAGACgaaccgggtagtacgcttcatggagaagctaaGGAAAGAGACGAACATCTGCTCTGACgacatcatccgcaccttcatctcacgccgggtgcttcctctgaagcgccgggctcataagatgagcgagatgtacggtcctggcgatcctaccaagatcaccggcctccctctaagcaaggaggacatagtcctcaaggctaatcagatctgccagactgccatgccggatgactgggagtggggcttcctgcctcttagctccactaaccctccaaccaaagaa GCCAAAGACCGCTTCCCTTGCATCGACGCggatcggcgaggcccttgccggaagcgccctCTGGACACGGTGGACCCAGATCCTTACATCCACTGGACTGACCTCAAGATGGGCCGGACccacacctcgcgccccggtaacttctcGTCTGAAGCTCCCGGTTCCAGCGACGATCTCACTGTGCTTGAG GCCGAGGTCGGCCCCGAGTTCCTGGATAAGCTCGTTCCCCAGGGCAAGAAGAACAAGGCCCCGGCACCTGATGCCAGCTCAAGCCAAGCTCCTCCCACGAAACGCTTCCGGACGGAAGTCTTTGGGGGGAAAGAAGCAGGCAGGAGGCGCTACAAGGGGAAAACGATGCCGGTCTCTTCTGG TTTTAGGAAAATATACAATTTCTTATTTGATCAGGAACTCCCCGCAGAAAAAGAG AAACTCCGAAAGTCAATTAAGAATTTGAAGGACCCTAATGCCATTTAA
- the LOC127297103 gene encoding uncharacterized protein isoform X1, protein MEGYIGIRPTRETFARFFSLRINSVQGKDIPKPKPPVQCGSCIIGSRQGSPFFKFSGLESCRLWQGTFFYVKNNGAADLINLPAFNPAPPTKVNWGYFPGTNHIETNRVVRFMEKLRKETNICSDDIIRTFISRRVLPLKRRAHKMSEMYGPGDPTKITGLPLSKEDIVLKANQICQTAMPDDWEWGFLPLSSTNPPTKEAKDRFPCIDADRRGPCRKRPLDTVDPDPYIHWTDLKMGRTHTSRPGNFSSEAPGSSDDLTVLEAEVGPEFLDKLVPQGKKNKAPAPDASSSQAPPTKRFRTEVFGGKEAGRRRYKGKTMPVSSGFRKIYNFLFDQELPAEKEVYSIPLSVHCRLMSHRRGSAVDRGLILRKTFNQKFCVDTLRKRGKQRRPENGHVI, encoded by the exons atggagggctacatcggcatccgtcccactcgcgagacttttgctcgcttcttctctcttcggattaactccgttcagggcaaggacattcctaagcccaaaccccccgtacaatgcgggtcttgtatcatcggctcccgccaagggagccccttctttaaattctctggtctcgagtcatgccggttatggcaagggaccttcttctacgtgaagaacaacggcgccgcagatctcatcaatctgccggcctttaatccggcgccgcccacaaAGGTCAACTGGGGCTACTTTCCTGGGACGAATCACATTGAGACgaaccgggtagtacgcttcatggagaagctaaGGAAAGAGACGAACATCTGCTCTGACgacatcatccgcaccttcatctcacgccgggtgcttcctctgaagcgccgggctcataagatgagcgagatgtacggtcctggcgatcctaccaagatcaccggcctccctctaagcaaggaggacatagtcctcaaggctaatcagatctgccagactgccatgccggatgactgggagtggggcttcctgcctcttagctccactaaccctccaaccaaagaa GCCAAAGACCGCTTCCCTTGCATCGACGCggatcggcgaggcccttgccggaagcgccctCTGGACACGGTGGACCCAGATCCTTACATCCACTGGACTGACCTCAAGATGGGCCGGACccacacctcgcgccccggtaacttctcGTCTGAAGCTCCCGGTTCCAGCGACGATCTCACTGTGCTTGAG GCCGAGGTCGGCCCCGAGTTCCTGGATAAGCTCGTTCCCCAGGGCAAGAAGAACAAGGCCCCGGCACCTGATGCCAGCTCAAGCCAAGCTCCTCCCACGAAACGCTTCCGGACGGAAGTCTTTGGGGGGAAAGAAGCAGGCAGGAGGCGCTACAAGGGGAAAACGATGCCGGTCTCTTCTGG TTTTAGGAAAATATACAATTTCTTATTTGATCAGGAACTCCCCGCAGAAAAAGAGGTATATTCTATACCTCTGTCTGTCCACTGCCGTCTCATGAGTCATCGTAGAG GATCAGCAGTTGATCGAGGTCTAATCCTCAGAAAAACGTTCAATCAGAAATTCTGCGTGGACACATTAAGAAAGAGAGGGAAGCAGCGAAGGCCAGAAAACGGCCATGTTATCTGA
- the LOC127297102 gene encoding CASP-like protein 2U2: MSQGGGGDGVSPGNVPVCYYGAGGRVSASMERRVRAAEVFLRCAACGLAVLAAALLGADRQSRTFFSIHKVARYTDMQSLVILVIASGMVACYSLLQSARCLVSVVRGGILLSRPLAWAIFSCDQVMAYIIIGAVAVAMEAALIGKYGQAEFQWMKTCHLYQRFCTQAGGAVACAIAASANMVGISLLSAFNLFRLYGHGKGGSK; encoded by the exons ATGAGCcagggaggcggaggcgacggtgTGAGCCCCGGCAACGTCCCGGTGTGCTACTACGGCGCGGGCGGGCGCGTGTcggcctccatggagcggcgggtgCGCGCCGCCGAGGTGTTCCTGCGGTGCGCCGCCTGCGGGCTCGCCGTGCTCGCCGCCGCCCTGCTCGGCGCCGACCGCCAGTCCCGCACCTTCTTCTCCATCCACAAGGTCGCCCGGTACACCGACATGCAGTCCCTCGT GATTTTGGTGATAGCGAGTGGAATGGTTGCTTGTTACAGCCTGCTACAAAGTGCGAGGTGCCTGGTGAGCGTTGTGAGAGGTGGCATCCTTCTCAGCAGGCCCTTGGCATGGGCTATCTTCTCCTGTGATCAG GTTATGGCGTACATCATAATCggagcggtggcggtggcgatggaggcgGCACTGATAGGCAAGTATGGGCAAGCGGAGTTCCAGTGGATGAAGACGTGCCACCTGTACCAGCGGTTCTGCACGCAGGCGGGGGGAGCCGTCGCCTGCGCCATCGCCGCCAGCGCCAACATGGTCGGGATCTCCCTCCTCTCGGCCTTCAACCTCTTCCGCCTCTACGGCCATGGCAAAGGCGGCAGCAAATGA